The Anopheles coluzzii chromosome 2, AcolN3, whole genome shotgun sequence genome window below encodes:
- the LOC120950822 gene encoding valacyclovir hydrolase, whose protein sequence is MMRLLASTVAAQCGLAIRITKTTSALSSCVQSPVASAVRSRSMCSSAPGAKERRLQVGASTVHFVEAGDGIRGVILLPGALGTAWTDFKPQIEGLPALLPHHRVIAWDPPGYGKSRPPDKQFTVDFYERDAAAAGELMQKLGFQRYSVVGWSDGGITGLVLAAKQPERVEKLVVWGSNSYISDTEANIYEGIRDVSKWSARMREPMEQVYGVEHFPKLWSAWVDGLLRIHHERKGDICSGSLKHIKAPTLVVHGAKDPMIIPDHVPYLLNNIKNTDLHVFPDGKHNIHLRYANEFNAIVAKFLLA, encoded by the exons ATGATGCGCTTGCTAGCCTCCACGGTCGCTGCGCAGTGCGGTTTGGCCATTCGCATCACCAAAACAACGTCCGCGCTATCGTCCTGTGTTCAATCGCCCGTGGCATCTGCCGTCCGTTCACGCTCCATGTGTAGTTCCGCTCCGGGAGCAAAAGAACGCCGGCTACAGGTCGGTGCCAGCACCGTGCACTTTGTCGAGGCAGGCGATGGCATCCGCGGCGTCATACTGTTGCCCGGTGCGCTCGGTACGGCCTGGACGGATTTCAAACCACAAATCGAGGGCTTGCCGGCGCTGCTTCCGCACCATCGTGTAATTGCCTGGGACCCACCCGGGTACGGCAAGTCCCGACCGCCCGACAAGCAGTTTACGGTGGATTTTTACGAGCGGGATGCTGCCGCGGCCGGTGAGCTAATGCAGAAGCTTGGCTTCCAGCGGTACAGTGTCGTTGGCTGGAGTGACGGTGGCATTACCGGTCTAGTGTTAGCCGCCAAGCAACCGGAAAGGGTGGAAAAGCTGGTCGTGTGGGGCTCGAACTCATACATATCGGACACGGAGGCTAACATTTACGAAG GTATTCGGGATGTTAGCAAATGGTCGGCAAGAATGCGGGAACCAATGGAGCAGGTGTATGGTGTAGAACACTTCCCCAAGCTATGGTCGGCCTGGGTGGATGGATTGTTGCGCATTCATCACGAGCGCAAAGGGGATATCTGTTCTGGGTCACTAAAGCACATCAAAGCCCCGACGCTGGTCGTGCACGGAGCAAAGGATCCGATGATCATACCCGACCACGTACCTTATCTGCTGAACAATATCAAAAACACGGA TCTGCATGTGTTTCCCGATGGCAAGCACAATATTCACCTGCGCTATGCAAACGAGTTCAACGCGATAGTGGCCAAATTTCTGCTGGCTTAG